From a single Drosophila sulfurigaster albostrigata strain 15112-1811.04 chromosome 3, ASM2355843v2, whole genome shotgun sequence genomic region:
- the LOC133844336 gene encoding uncharacterized protein LOC133844336 isoform X6 — MHVKHTQRRVSGPGAFGTFTNDQRASRDNLYPDDQQQQHHQQQQQQQQHQQQRHSHSHQHLVRQSLVSLSYAQAGSSSNSATAGAGSIPIHSHSQSHSSSVRNSPSPSPAADQHSCSSGSVGVALATRSRRSEQTARDNDNDDDDADADDALGVYGGIGSGGDGDSVSLLRGAAGLGQLGFDEARAQRQRSNSRLSSGISKQNSCDSRSGLRIIDHSHSHSHSHSYSHSPVSCGTQSVSSTGGQSALYDACHEYTRSLSAAPATSDIATATAAAAAAAVGGSNLGGGTATASGLLKSHYSEQQLSEPHFTNLNLNLNSDYDTGSDKQQLVNQTYIFKCIANSPSFLRTNKIKEQSKKLRNLSLKTRTAKKKGQIISKSNAVSDNSLHPGDKYLNLYLVEKKHSLQPQVVSTTNPVPASISAPGCSTSSSSSAAAAAAASRQQQLPALSAVAARQQQLLLNGSLKSKTKTFPAYRASVRSESDDKEYRGSGGSNTIPTTGKSPPVPHSLAAKISGKNCNNLLHNAGNKLSVSSNSCHKLHAHSHQGQGQAHTAYTQHLASSPKSSVSSNGHLNKYCLTDITRRKAEFNRQLSAPTDYTHHSSSNGSQQGSEAANEAVGESTITVASAGVLGQGHGQGHAHAHVHALSAGQASTAPATLKSLQLHNFGVHHQPARPTSTSCTNSFNRRHIRRHKSKLSERLLNGDSEESVRCSYCSVLNVNENDLRISFENTCTDSLVTAFDDEALLICDQGTEMVHFDDVSLYGTPKEEPMPNIPIVSEKVSANFLKSQLQSWFQPTDNRLAMKLFGSRKALVKERIRQKTSGHWVIHPCSSFRFYWDLCMLLLLVANLIILPVAISFFNDDLSTRWIAFNCLSDTIFLIDIVVNFRTGIMQQDNAEQVILDPKLIAKHYLRTWFFLDLISSIPLDYIFLIFNQIMKLQDFSDSFQILHAGRALRILRLAKLLSLVRLLRLSRLVRYVSQWEEVYFLNMASVFMRIFNLICMMLLIGHWSGCLQFLVPMLQGFPSNSWVSINELQESYWLEQYSWALFKAMSHMLCIGYGRFPPQSLTDMWLTMLSMISGATCYALFLGHATNLIQSLDSSRRQYREKVKQVEEYMAYRKLPRDMRQRITEYFEHRYQGKFFDEELILGELSEKLREDVINYNCRSLVASVPFFANADSNFVSDVVTKLKYEVFQPGDIIIKEGTIGTKMYFIQEGVVDIVMANGEVATSLSDGSYFGEICLLTNARRVASVRAETYCNLFSLSVDHFNCVLDQYPLMRKTMETVAAERLNKIGKNPNIMQQKDEQLSNPESNTITAVVNALAAEADDCKDDDMDLKENLLHGSESSIAEPVQTIREGLPRPRSGEFRALFEGNTP; from the exons atgcacgttaaacacacacagcgcCGAGTCAGCGGTCCTGGAGCATTTGGAACATTTACCAACGACCAACG CGCTAGCCGAGACAACTTGTACCCCGacgatcagcagcagcagcatcaccagcagcagcagcagcagcagcaacatcagcagcagcgtcacTCGCATTCACATCAGCATCTGGTGCGGCAGTCTCTGGTCAGCCTCAGCTACGCACAggcgggcagcagcagcaactccgCGACAGCTGGAGCCGGGTCGATTCCCATCCACTCGCACTCGCAGTCGCATTCGTCATCGGTGCGCAACAGTCCGAGTCCCAGTCCAGCGGCTGATCAGCAtagctgcagcagcggcagcgttgGAGTCGCACTTGCCACACGAAGTCGCCGCAGCGAGCAAACAGCTcgtgacaacgacaacgacgacgacgacgcggaCGCCGACGACGCTCTTGGTGTCTACGGTGGCATCGGCAGCggcggcgacggcgacagTGTCTCGCTGCTGAGGGGCGCCGCTGGCTTGGGCCAGCTGGGCTTTGATGAGGCACGAGCGCAGCGGCAACGCAGCAACAGTCGGCTATCCAGCGGCATCTCAAAGCAAAACTCCTGCGACAGTCGCAGCGGACTGCGTATCATCgatcacagtcacagtcacagccacagccacagctacaGTCACAGTCCGGTCAGCTGTGGTACACAGAGTGTGAGCAGCACTGGCGGCCAATCGGCTCTGTACGATGCCTGTCACGAATACACACGCAGCTTGAGTGCAGCCCCAGCCACATCTGacattgcaacagcaacagcagcagcagcggcagcggcagttGGCGGCAGTAATCTTGGTGGTGGCACAGCGACAGCGAGTGGACTGCTTAAGAGCCATTACAGTGAACAACAGCTATCGGAGCCGCATTTTACcaatctcaatctcaatctgAACAGCGACTACGATACGGGCAGCGACAAACAGCAGCTGGTGAATCAAACGTACATCTTCAAGTGCATTGCGAATAGTCCATCGTTTCTGCGCACCAACAAGATCAAGGAGCAGTCGAAGAAGCTGCGCAATCTATCGCTCAAGACACGCACCGCCAAAAAGAAGGGACAAATCATTTCCAAATCGAACGCGGTGTCGGATAACTCGTTGCATCCGGGTGATAAGTATCTGAATCTGTATCTCGTTGAGAAGAAGCATTCACTGCAACCGCAAGTGGTCAGCACAACGAATCCAGTGCCGGCATCAATCTCCGCACCCGGTTGCTCCACTTCCTCCTCATCctcggcagcggcagcagcagcggcgtcacgacaacaacagttgcCGGCGCTATCGGCGGTTGCGgcgcgacagcagcagctgctgctcaacGGTTCGCTGAAGAGCAAGACGAAGACATTTCCGGCATATCGGGCGTCCGTGCGCAGCGAGAGCGACGACAAGGAGTATCGCGGCAGCGGTGGTAGCAACACCATACCAACGACGGGCAAAAGTCCGCCGGTGCCGCATTCGCTGGCGGCCAAGATCAGCGGCAAGAACTGCAACAATCTGCTGCACAACGCCGGCAACAAGCTAAGCGTGAGCAGTAATTCATGCCACAAGCTACATGCCCACAGTCATCAGGGCCAGGGACAGGCACAcacggcgtatacgcaacatcTGGCCTCGTCACCCAAGAGTTCGGTCTCCAGCAACGGGCATCTAAACAAATACTGCCTGACGGACATCACACGCCGCAAGGCGGAGTTTAATCGCCAGCTGAGCGCCCCCACGGATTACACGCATCATTCGTCCAGCAACGGTTCGCAGCAGGGCTCTGAGGCGGCCAATGAGGCAGTTGGCGAGTCAACGATCACAGTAGCCAGCGCTGGAGTGTTGGGCCAAGGACACGGCCAGggacacgcacacgcacatgTGCATGCGCTCAGTGCTGGACAGGCATCGACAGCGCCGGCAACATTGAAATCGCTGCAACTGCACAACTTTGGTGTACATCATCAGCCAGCACGGCCCACGTCCACATCGTGCACCAATAGCTTCAATCGACGTCACATACGACGGCACAAGAGCAAGCTCAGCGAGCG ttTGCTAAACGGCGATAGCGAGGAATCAGTACGCTGCTCGTATTGCTCCGTATTGAATGTGAATGAGAACGACTTgcgaatttcatttgaaaacaCCTGCACCGACTCGCTGGTCACCGCTTTCGATGATGAGGCACTGCTAATATGCGACCAAGGAACCGAAATG GTACACTTTGATGATGTGTCGTTGTACGGCACTCCGAAAGAGGAGCCAATGCCCAACATACCGATAGTCTCGGAAAAAGTCTCGGCGAATTTCCTAAAAAGTCAATTGCAATCATGGTTCCAGCCGACGGACAATCGTCTGGCCATGAAATTATTTGGCAGCCGCAAGGCTTTGGTCAAAGAGCGCATACGTCAGAAAACTTCCGGACATTGGGTCATACACCCGTGCAGTTCATTCAG GTTTTACTGGGACCTTTGCatgcttttattattagtaGCAAATCTTATTATCCTGCCAGTCGCAATATCATTCTTCAACGATGATCTGAGCACACGATGGATTGCCTTCAACTGCCTAAGTGatactatttttttaatagataTTGTAGTCAATTTTAGAACAG GAATTATGCAACAAGACAACGCTGAACAAGTAATATTGGATCCAAAGCTTATAGCTAAACACTATTTAAGAACCTGGTTTTTTCTCGATTTGATTTCGTCGATACCATtagattatatatttttaattttcaatcaa ATTATGAAATTGCAGGATTTCTCTGATTCTTTCCAAATCTTGCATGCCGGACGCGCTTTGCGCATCCTGCGTCTAGCTAAATTACTTTCCTTAGTTCGCCTGCTGCGTCTGTCTCGCCTTGTGCGCTACGTATCGCAATGGGAGGAGGTCTAT TTCCTCAATATGGCCTCGGTATTCATGAGGAtcttcaatttgatttgtatGATGCTCTTGATCGGACACTGGAGCGGTTGTCTGCAGTTCTTAGTGCCAATGTTACAGGGTTTTCCATCAAATTCCTGGGTATCCATCAATGAGTTACAG GAATCGTATTGGCTGGAGCAGTATTCATGGGCATTGTTCAAGGCCATGTCGCATATGCTGTGCATAGGTTATGGCAG aTTTCCACCACAGTCACTAACGGACATGTGGCTGACGATGCTATCGATGATATCGGGCGCCACATGTTATGCATTGTTCCTTGGTCATGCGACCAATCTAATACAGAGCTTGGACTCCAGCAGGCGGCAGTATCGCGAGAAGGTCAAACAAGTGGAGGAGTATATGGCGTATCGCAAGTTGCCGCGCGATATGCGGCAACGCATTACGGAATATTTCGAACATCGGTACCAGGGTAAATTCTTCGATGAAGAGTTGATACTTGGCGAGTTGAGCGAGAAATTGCGCGAGGATGTCATCAACTACAATTGCAG GTCCCTCGTGGCGTCAGTGCCTTTTTTTGCTAATGCCGATTCGAATTTCGTTTCCGACGTAGTTACCAAACTGAAATACGAAGTTTTCCAACCAG GTGATATTATCATAAAGGAGGGCACGATCGGTACTAAGATGTACTTCATTCAAGAGGGCGTTGTGGACATTGTTATGGCCAACGGCGAG gttgcCACCTCACTATCGGATGGATCTTACTTCGGTGAGATCTGTTTGCTGACCAATGCGCGTCGTGTGGCCAGCGTGCGAGCCGAAACCTATTGCAATCTATTCTCATTGAGCGTGGATCATTTCAATTGCGTTCTGGACCAATATCCGCTGATGCGCAAGACCATGGAAACTGTGGCTGCCGAGCGACTCAATAAGATCGGCAAAAATCCAAATataatgcaacaaaaagatgAGCAACTAAGCAATCCAGAATCAAACACAATTACGGCGGTGGTCAATGCATTGGCCGCCGAAGCCGATGACTGCAAAGATGA TGACATGGATCTCAAGGAGAATTTACTGCATGGGTCAGAGTCGAGCATTGCTGAGCCGGTGCAAACGATACGCGAGGGTCTGCCCAGACCCAGAAGCGGCGAGTTTCGCGCTCTATTCGAGGGCAATACTCCATGA
- the LOC133844336 gene encoding uncharacterized protein LOC133844336 isoform X8 — protein MHVKHTQRRVSGPGAFGTFTNDQRASRDNLYPDDQQQQHHQQQQQQQQHQQQRHSHSHQHLVRQSLVSLSYAQAGSSSNSATAGAGSIPIHSHSQSHSSSVRNSPSPSPAADQHSCSSGSVGVALATRSRRSEQTARDNDNDDDDADADDALGVYGGIGSGGDGDSVSLLRGAAGLGQLGFDEARAQRQRSNSRLSSGISKQNSCDSRSGLRIIDHSHSHSHSHSYSHSPVSCGTQSVSSTGGQSALYDACHEYTRSLSAAPATSDIATATAAAAAAAVGGSNLGGGTATASGLLKSHYSEQQLSEPHFTNLNLNLNSDYDTGSDKQQLVNQTYIFKCIANSPSFLRTNKIKEQSKKLRNLSLKTRTAKKKGQIISKSNAVSDNSLHPGDKYLNLYLVEKKHSLQPQVVSTTNPVPASISAPGCSTSSSSSAAAAAAASRQQQLPALSAVAARQQQLLLNGSLKSKTKTFPAYRASVRSESDDKEYRGSGGSNTIPTTGKSPPVPHSLAAKISGKNCNNLLHNAGNKLSVSSNSCHKLHAHSHQGQGQAHTAYTQHLASSPKSSVSSNGHLNKYCLTDITRRKAEFNRQLSAPTDYTHHSSSNGSQQGSEAANEAVGESTITVASAGVLGQGHGQGHAHAHVHALSAGQASTAPATLKSLQLHNFGVHHQPARPTSTSCTNSFNRRHIRRHKSKLSERLLNGDSEESVRCSYCSVLNVNENDLRISFENTCTDSLVTAFDDEALLICDQGTEMVHFDDVSLYGTPKEEPMPNIPIVSEKVSANFLKSQLQSWFQPTDNRLAMKLFGSRKALVKERIRQKTSGHWVIHPCSSFRFYWDLCMLLLLVANLIILPVAISFFNDDLSTRWIAFNCLSDTIFLIDIVVNFRTGIMQQDNAEQVILDPKLIAKHYLRTWFFLDLISSIPLDYIFLIFNQDFSDSFQILHAGRALRILRLAKLLSLVRLLRLSRLVRYVSQWEEVYFLNMASVFMRIFNLICMMLLIGHWSGCLQFLVPMLQGFPSNSWVSINELQESYWLEQYSWALFKAMSHMLCIGYGRFPPQSLTDMWLTMLSMISGATCYALFLGHATNLIQSLDSSRRQYREKVKQVEEYMAYRKLPRDMRQRITEYFEHRYQGKFFDEELILGELSEKLREDVINYNCRSLVASVPFFANADSNFVSDVVTKLKYEVFQPGDIIIKEGTIGTKMYFIQEGVVDIVMANGEVATSLSDGSYFGEICLLTNARRVASVRAETYCNLFSLSVDHFNCVLDQYPLMRKTMETVAAERLNKIGKNPNIMQQKDEQLSNPESNTITAVVNALAAEADDCKDDDMDLKENLLHGSESSIAEPVQTIREGLPRPRSGEFRALFEGNTP, from the exons atgcacgttaaacacacacagcgcCGAGTCAGCGGTCCTGGAGCATTTGGAACATTTACCAACGACCAACG CGCTAGCCGAGACAACTTGTACCCCGacgatcagcagcagcagcatcaccagcagcagcagcagcagcagcaacatcagcagcagcgtcacTCGCATTCACATCAGCATCTGGTGCGGCAGTCTCTGGTCAGCCTCAGCTACGCACAggcgggcagcagcagcaactccgCGACAGCTGGAGCCGGGTCGATTCCCATCCACTCGCACTCGCAGTCGCATTCGTCATCGGTGCGCAACAGTCCGAGTCCCAGTCCAGCGGCTGATCAGCAtagctgcagcagcggcagcgttgGAGTCGCACTTGCCACACGAAGTCGCCGCAGCGAGCAAACAGCTcgtgacaacgacaacgacgacgacgacgcggaCGCCGACGACGCTCTTGGTGTCTACGGTGGCATCGGCAGCggcggcgacggcgacagTGTCTCGCTGCTGAGGGGCGCCGCTGGCTTGGGCCAGCTGGGCTTTGATGAGGCACGAGCGCAGCGGCAACGCAGCAACAGTCGGCTATCCAGCGGCATCTCAAAGCAAAACTCCTGCGACAGTCGCAGCGGACTGCGTATCATCgatcacagtcacagtcacagccacagccacagctacaGTCACAGTCCGGTCAGCTGTGGTACACAGAGTGTGAGCAGCACTGGCGGCCAATCGGCTCTGTACGATGCCTGTCACGAATACACACGCAGCTTGAGTGCAGCCCCAGCCACATCTGacattgcaacagcaacagcagcagcagcggcagcggcagttGGCGGCAGTAATCTTGGTGGTGGCACAGCGACAGCGAGTGGACTGCTTAAGAGCCATTACAGTGAACAACAGCTATCGGAGCCGCATTTTACcaatctcaatctcaatctgAACAGCGACTACGATACGGGCAGCGACAAACAGCAGCTGGTGAATCAAACGTACATCTTCAAGTGCATTGCGAATAGTCCATCGTTTCTGCGCACCAACAAGATCAAGGAGCAGTCGAAGAAGCTGCGCAATCTATCGCTCAAGACACGCACCGCCAAAAAGAAGGGACAAATCATTTCCAAATCGAACGCGGTGTCGGATAACTCGTTGCATCCGGGTGATAAGTATCTGAATCTGTATCTCGTTGAGAAGAAGCATTCACTGCAACCGCAAGTGGTCAGCACAACGAATCCAGTGCCGGCATCAATCTCCGCACCCGGTTGCTCCACTTCCTCCTCATCctcggcagcggcagcagcagcggcgtcacgacaacaacagttgcCGGCGCTATCGGCGGTTGCGgcgcgacagcagcagctgctgctcaacGGTTCGCTGAAGAGCAAGACGAAGACATTTCCGGCATATCGGGCGTCCGTGCGCAGCGAGAGCGACGACAAGGAGTATCGCGGCAGCGGTGGTAGCAACACCATACCAACGACGGGCAAAAGTCCGCCGGTGCCGCATTCGCTGGCGGCCAAGATCAGCGGCAAGAACTGCAACAATCTGCTGCACAACGCCGGCAACAAGCTAAGCGTGAGCAGTAATTCATGCCACAAGCTACATGCCCACAGTCATCAGGGCCAGGGACAGGCACAcacggcgtatacgcaacatcTGGCCTCGTCACCCAAGAGTTCGGTCTCCAGCAACGGGCATCTAAACAAATACTGCCTGACGGACATCACACGCCGCAAGGCGGAGTTTAATCGCCAGCTGAGCGCCCCCACGGATTACACGCATCATTCGTCCAGCAACGGTTCGCAGCAGGGCTCTGAGGCGGCCAATGAGGCAGTTGGCGAGTCAACGATCACAGTAGCCAGCGCTGGAGTGTTGGGCCAAGGACACGGCCAGggacacgcacacgcacatgTGCATGCGCTCAGTGCTGGACAGGCATCGACAGCGCCGGCAACATTGAAATCGCTGCAACTGCACAACTTTGGTGTACATCATCAGCCAGCACGGCCCACGTCCACATCGTGCACCAATAGCTTCAATCGACGTCACATACGACGGCACAAGAGCAAGCTCAGCGAGCG ttTGCTAAACGGCGATAGCGAGGAATCAGTACGCTGCTCGTATTGCTCCGTATTGAATGTGAATGAGAACGACTTgcgaatttcatttgaaaacaCCTGCACCGACTCGCTGGTCACCGCTTTCGATGATGAGGCACTGCTAATATGCGACCAAGGAACCGAAATG GTACACTTTGATGATGTGTCGTTGTACGGCACTCCGAAAGAGGAGCCAATGCCCAACATACCGATAGTCTCGGAAAAAGTCTCGGCGAATTTCCTAAAAAGTCAATTGCAATCATGGTTCCAGCCGACGGACAATCGTCTGGCCATGAAATTATTTGGCAGCCGCAAGGCTTTGGTCAAAGAGCGCATACGTCAGAAAACTTCCGGACATTGGGTCATACACCCGTGCAGTTCATTCAG GTTTTACTGGGACCTTTGCatgcttttattattagtaGCAAATCTTATTATCCTGCCAGTCGCAATATCATTCTTCAACGATGATCTGAGCACACGATGGATTGCCTTCAACTGCCTAAGTGatactatttttttaatagataTTGTAGTCAATTTTAGAACAG GAATTATGCAACAAGACAACGCTGAACAAGTAATATTGGATCCAAAGCTTATAGCTAAACACTATTTAAGAACCTGGTTTTTTCTCGATTTGATTTCGTCGATACCATtagattatatatttttaattttcaatcaa GATTTCTCTGATTCTTTCCAAATCTTGCATGCCGGACGCGCTTTGCGCATCCTGCGTCTAGCTAAATTACTTTCCTTAGTTCGCCTGCTGCGTCTGTCTCGCCTTGTGCGCTACGTATCGCAATGGGAGGAGGTCTAT TTCCTCAATATGGCCTCGGTATTCATGAGGAtcttcaatttgatttgtatGATGCTCTTGATCGGACACTGGAGCGGTTGTCTGCAGTTCTTAGTGCCAATGTTACAGGGTTTTCCATCAAATTCCTGGGTATCCATCAATGAGTTACAG GAATCGTATTGGCTGGAGCAGTATTCATGGGCATTGTTCAAGGCCATGTCGCATATGCTGTGCATAGGTTATGGCAG aTTTCCACCACAGTCACTAACGGACATGTGGCTGACGATGCTATCGATGATATCGGGCGCCACATGTTATGCATTGTTCCTTGGTCATGCGACCAATCTAATACAGAGCTTGGACTCCAGCAGGCGGCAGTATCGCGAGAAGGTCAAACAAGTGGAGGAGTATATGGCGTATCGCAAGTTGCCGCGCGATATGCGGCAACGCATTACGGAATATTTCGAACATCGGTACCAGGGTAAATTCTTCGATGAAGAGTTGATACTTGGCGAGTTGAGCGAGAAATTGCGCGAGGATGTCATCAACTACAATTGCAG GTCCCTCGTGGCGTCAGTGCCTTTTTTTGCTAATGCCGATTCGAATTTCGTTTCCGACGTAGTTACCAAACTGAAATACGAAGTTTTCCAACCAG GTGATATTATCATAAAGGAGGGCACGATCGGTACTAAGATGTACTTCATTCAAGAGGGCGTTGTGGACATTGTTATGGCCAACGGCGAG gttgcCACCTCACTATCGGATGGATCTTACTTCGGTGAGATCTGTTTGCTGACCAATGCGCGTCGTGTGGCCAGCGTGCGAGCCGAAACCTATTGCAATCTATTCTCATTGAGCGTGGATCATTTCAATTGCGTTCTGGACCAATATCCGCTGATGCGCAAGACCATGGAAACTGTGGCTGCCGAGCGACTCAATAAGATCGGCAAAAATCCAAATataatgcaacaaaaagatgAGCAACTAAGCAATCCAGAATCAAACACAATTACGGCGGTGGTCAATGCATTGGCCGCCGAAGCCGATGACTGCAAAGATGA TGACATGGATCTCAAGGAGAATTTACTGCATGGGTCAGAGTCGAGCATTGCTGAGCCGGTGCAAACGATACGCGAGGGTCTGCCCAGACCCAGAAGCGGCGAGTTTCGCGCTCTATTCGAGGGCAATACTCCATGA